The window AGGTGGTATGGGTTTGATCCAATAATTCACGTTGGGAAAGTGGAACAAAAGGTGGGCCACTTCTCATGTTTTGTACTTATACATCAATAGGTAAGAAAATCCATCTCACTTCCTTGTCTTACGACAACATTGCAATCAGTTGCTAcgattttgttttcttcttcagtttaattaattaatatatctaATTAGGGTTACGTACAATTTCTGTTAACTACTTAATTAAAAAATCGGATTACATGCATAAAATTCTAACTAGCTCCAACAGTATTGGTTACTACCAATGCAATGATACAATTTCCTCCAACCACACACTGAAAACCTGTTCAGAAAGCCATCTGCTAATTCTCCAGTCCACATGTAGCCAAGCAAATGAAGCCTAAAGCCATTAGCTCATACTGTCACACAATGAATATATGTCAGGAATCACATATGTATGTGTTTTTTCATGCTAACTGCAATTTATATCCACCACATATACAGATGTATATGACCTATTCCACATCAATATTGTTACTATGACATTCACTAGAGGGTCTGAGAAATACCAAATATTCATATGCCATATATCTAATGACCCTTGTGATTGTTAAGGTAATCAAAGTTAATTAGTAAGCAGATGGTGatcaagatatatatatatatacacacacacacagtgtGTTTCAATTGAGAAATTTCTCAAATAAACTTAATTATTTGAGGAACATCTTTGTAGTGCTACTTCACATTATATTTTCATGATTCAAACCGTCTAATTTTAGGTTTTCTAAAaaatatctctataaaaatcaattgGAAACAATATGGCTATTGAATCAAAGGATGTTTATTTCAGTGTATATTTTGAAGCATATTATTTATCTCTATTGTCTCCATTGTAATTGGATATGTTTTAacagtttgaattttttttatttattctttatgAATAACATACTTAAATATATTCACTTATGTAATAAAATATCTACATGGAATTGTTGAAAAAATAAACGAAAGTAGGCACACACAACACATATACCAAGCATAGAGAATTGGGTTGGACAAGTAAGATATGGTGCTCATAACGGTGTGAGCTGGATAAGAATGGTTGTGGGAGATGTACTTATAATAGGAGGGAAaagatctttattttttttattaaaatggggattagttgtaAGGTTCACAtcacatcaaattttaacgatccaaatcgtctatttttcaagGGCAACCGAGGGTTGAAAACATGCATGTCGGAAAAAACACCCGCTCCtaagcaaaagaaaacaaacccaACCCAAAAGTTTAAAGAGAAAACATTTTTCCCAACCCGCTATTTTTCAAAACGTTTTTTCCACCCCGCTTAAAACCATTTTGTCCcccttttaattttgaaaacgaaaacatttttgttttgtttgaaaacatttcaaaacatttcaaaacatttgaaaaaattaaaataaaataaaataaaatttaaaacgcACCCAtggtggcggcggcggcggagggGGACCGCCACCATGGGCGGGAATGTCCCAAACCCGACACATCATATATACCGAGGCAACATGTGATGATGTGCGGGAATGTTATCCCTAGACCGATGGTGCAGCCTGCATGCCATGCTTGGGAGGCTTGACATGCAGGGAGCACCACCCCCCTATATAGCATATTATGCTGTTATGGCACTGCCAGGAGGAGACATCAGTTTTCGTGAGGAGTCATATTGGGCCATGAAAAAACCAATACTTGGAATTTGAACGAGATTTTTTGCAGGGATGTACATATAGATACAAGggattttcagaaaaaaaattcagactTTTTTTAGCATGGCAAGTATTTCGAGAAATTggaaaaatcgtaaaaaaaaatcGGTGCGAGATTTTTCAAATCCGTAAGTTTAAGGACCTTCTAAAAATCATATACTAACTATATGGTGCGGATTGTGCGGGGAAATTATCAATAAAAATGGGACTTGACATTGTTTGAAGATTTTCGACGTGTTTCGACATGCCTGCTGTGCAATTTGGCATGTCAGAGTGGGCGCTAGCCTCGCTTGCTGTCGACAGAAAGCGAGGCTAGTGGCGAGGCTAGCAGCAAGTTTTTTGGGTGCCAAgatgcgaggcttggcatgtcattggcatgccatggtcagcatttgacatgccaatgtcgacattttgcgaggcttagcatgtcattggcatgccatggccGACATTTttcgagtcttgacatgtcattggcatgccatggacatgtcatggtcgacattttgcaaggcgtggcatgtcattggcatgccacggtcgacattttgcgagtcttgacatgtcattgccatgccatggtcgacattttgcgaggcttggcatgtcattggcatgccatggtcgacattttgcgaggcttggcatgtcgttggcatgccatggtcgacatttgacatgccaatgtcgacattttgcgaggcttggcatgtcattggcatgccatggttgacatttgacatgccaatgtcgacatttttcgaggcttggcatgtcattggcatgccatggttgACATTTttcgaggcttggcatgtcattggcatgccatggtcgacatttgacatgccaatgtcaacatttttcaagttgcacttcATAAATGGTTaagatcgttgaagttcgatgtgaaATGGATCCCACACTTAATctctattttttgaaaaaaaaaatgaagatccctttgcataaagggTTTAagttataataatatatatcatGATGTGAAGTTAGGTGGGGAAATGGATGGCAGGGGTTTCCTGTTCACGGTTCACTCCCAAGTCCTGTTGAGTCTTGATGTGTATCGTGCGGTATGGCCCGCGCGTGTGGGGAATTATGTTCTTGGCTTTTGGCTTTTGCTGGAAGCATTTCCCTTGTTTCCTTTTACCTGCTTTCATTGTGAAGTCACTGTAGTATATAGATGCATGAGTACTGCTGAGTCCTGACTGTACAAGCTGGCATATACATATGACATGCAAGACCAATGCCTGGAGCTGGCTTAAAGTCTGCAACTCCTGCCATGCATGGCTGCTTAATGACCATTCTTTAAGTCAATAATATTTACCCTAACAACCATTTAGCTGATAAACAGACACAATTTTTTAACTCAATATTTACCCTAACAACCCATTTAGCTGATAAACAGACACAATCTTTAAGCTGATAAACTGGTTTTATAATGTTCCATCACCCATTCCTAGTATATCTCATTTGCTCTCTTTAATTAGTCATGATCAAGTACATTTACTCATTGCATGTGCTGCCTTGCAGCCTTCGATCAAGGCTTCAACAACCACCATATTATTTATATACTAAAACTCGGTTCCTCCGGCACTGTTTTTCACTGTTTGTGTACGAGGGCGATAATGTCCTCGGACTTTCTTAGCTTTTGCCGGGCTTTTTCCTTATGAGTGCAGTGAATTCCCGGTTCTACCCATCCAGTCCACGCGTCCAGCAtcctttctttctctccttcGACTCATCTGTTTCACTTCACCTTTCGGCTCTCCGTTTTCTGCTTTCCTCATCTGGGTTTTCCTGTCTTCCGTCATTGTGCGCCCTGTTGTCTCTCAGtttcttcctttttgtttcGCGAAATTATCTCCGGCGAGACACGATCTTTGAATTTTGCAATCGTTCGTTGCATCGGTTTTGTTTCAAGCCTCTCTACTGGTACGTATTAAGGTGAGTGATTTCTAAATTTTTGAGCTTTCCTTCGCAGTTTGATGTCATTTTTGGTTGTCTTGCTCTtcgatttgttttcttgtttctgACTATTATTATAATTGAGATCGATTTTCTTGCCatattttcactcaattttggttgatCTGTGTATTCAAGTGAATGTGAAACAAATCGTATTCAGTTTGGGTATGTTTTGGCTAAGTTTTATGTTAGTTTTTATAGATTGTAACGAACGCTAACGGTTTTTCTTTGTACTCAAGATAACATTGGCCTCGAGGTGAAATCTATGAATTTGACATATTGCTATTtaaatttaatgaaaagaatATTACACTTGGTCCTAGCGATGAGGAAATGAACAAGACTGCAGTTTTCCTTTATTAGCTTGCTGTTGAAAGGTTGAGTTCAATGAAGAAGTATGTACCAGTCGTGTCCTTCCCTTCCAAGTCACTTTCAGAAAGTGAGTATGCTTTCTTCTTATTTTATATCTTATATTTTGTATACAATTCCATTTCTATTAATCGGTAACTATGTTTTATGCATGATAGCTTCAATCCTCTTAATTCCCACGTATGGCTTGAATTCTATGGATCCCTATCTGATCACAATGCTGATCTCTTCGGAAATGTATGTACGTGCACCTGCTttctttatgtattttttatatTCAACATCAAACGCTCTTCTATTATTTCTACTAATCTGCAGGTTTATTAGGATATTTGTGCTGGTTATTCAGTCATGGTGTGTCATGGGACGCTTGGGTGCCTATATTGTTAGTCCTGAGTAATTCTGCCTAATTGGTGATCTTAGATACATACGGACAGTCATTCGTGAGTGATTTTGCCAAGTATAAACATTTGAATCGAGCCATAAGGTAAATGTATTGCAATTAGTGACTCGAATTGTTTTGCTTCTGTCATCAAATTATGTATTAGTAGCCATATATAAACATTTGAAATAACATTGCCTAAAAGAGCGGTTTTAATCCGAACTCAATTCTTTTTCGGGGACATATTGTAGGTCGATTCGCATTCTGGGATTTGATATAGTTGGCGTGTTGGGGCTAATCGTGGAGATTCTGTTTACACTATAATTGTTGTTGTAAAGAGTCCATTTATATGCTACTTAAAGGCTGGTATCGACTGATTCAAGATTTGATTACTCGAGAAGGTCCATTTCTTGAAATAGCTTGCATCCCTATTGTTGGTTTGACAATCCTTCTGTGGCGAATTATGGTTGTTTTAAGTATCGTATTGGCAGTTTTCATGGACATTTTAATTGGATTGTGCATCAGTTGTAGTATATTGAGTTTGCTTACACTAAACTATAATCATTGTAATCTCCTTGGCCTTTCATGATGAGTAAAATTATACATTTTTTAACCATTTGGAAATGCAGGAGAGATCTTTCAGGAATCAAAGAAGCTAACTGCTAACTTTGAATTTTCCTGAAATATCTTCTTTTTCTAGATTAATTATTTTAGACGTAGGAATTCTCCATGTTTTATCTGGTAGTTGAACATTTAAATTTGGGACTTCTTTCATTTAATTAGTTGGGAGTTTGAATTTATAAATGTGGATTTGTGTTTGTTTGCCCAGCTACTATTTCAAAGCTGGAGGAGGCATTGTGGATTAGTCATAGGAAATATGATGCTCTGTGGGGCTGGGAAATGCTTAAACTGCTTGTGCATTATGTACTCCAGACCAGAATGAGGCAAAGGTTCCAAAAGGTGTTGCATTGCTTCCAAAAGGCGTTCAATGAGGTAGTTCCACTTACAAATCTCAAAGAAACTATATTGTTTTTTAACTTTCGATGTGTAATAAGGAGGGTAGTGAGACTGACTGCATAATTTGTAATTTGGGTATAGTGACTTATAAAATTGCAGTTTCAAAGATCTTAAATTACTACTTAATTATCCATTTTTGAAATTTCCGTGCAGAGTAATTGATAAATGTAATGCTATTTGAAAGTTGTTATTACCGTGATTGTGATGTGCTTACTGTGTATTTCTTTAGCTTAATAATAAACTACAGGTGGTTGAAAATTAGAATTTTATTCATGCATTTTGTGCAGAGAAGGAACTCAATCCAACAAAACATTTACTACTCTTAAAAGCATTCTGTGAACTCCAAGCTCAAGTCAATCCTTAAATTTCATctactttttatttctttatgcCTAGGTGATTTAACTGGTTTGTAACCATTAAATCACCCAACTTTATAATTACAATTGTGTTTCTCATTGTTGATATCAATTCAAACACTATTATTCAGGTTATTAGATTTTATGCTATAGGTTAACATATTCATTTTAATAATTACCACTTGCTTTGATGCATTGAAAATGCTAATTCTGTGACAAGAAAATAATCTCTCATTTCATGTTTAATAAAACTCATAATTAGAGAAACTGTTTGAAGAAAATTATACATAATTATTTATGCAATTTGTAACACCGTAGCAATGCGCGGGCATTACTAGCTAGTATATTACTAATTATCAACTATGTTACAATGGTAATCCTAATTTTAAGTACGATGTTTATGTTAGGAGTATTAAGATCCAATGATTGTAGATTAGACAAGTGTCATGAGATTAAGACCTGGTTTGGTGCTGAGGTGATTTTGAAAAAAGTGGCTATCAAAAAAAATTGTGagcttttttatgtttggtaaacattcaactttagttttttttcacagttttggatgaaaaaaaaaaccaaaaacacaaagctgcaaaacccagcttttttcgcatctgttttacataaaagtttatcaaacactataatactgctttttttttcaaaagcacttttacaaaaaagtttaccaaacactttgctgctttattgcacaactgcttattctcacatcacagcagaaacaatattttttcaaaacacagcaataTCAAACCAGTCCTAAGAAGGTAGTTATGTTTATTATAAGAGTAGCTTAGCTTGTAAGCTACTATAGCTGTCATATATAAGCTTGTAATGAAGTTGTTGTATGAGTTAAGAGAATATCAATACAATACAGAAGATTTCTACCTCTCTAAGCTTTTtcaactctctttctctccttcaTTGCTTACTGTGGTTCTTCCTTGTTTTGCAACATCATTTCTTCACTGGTTTTCAGTTTATTAGGGAAGTTGTGGTTTCAACTCCAAAACCAATTGACAGAGGGTTGTGACTGATCAATTTCTTAtatgtttttgcaaggtttttcaACTTTCTAGTTCTAGGGACAATTTCGGATCATCACTCTTTCATATTTGTGCCGAAAATTCGAGATTAATCAGATGTGGACAGTTTAACTAGGTGACGCGAATATCTGTGTTAGTGTAGGAGAACTAGTTAGGATTCTAAGTCATATTGGGTTAGATTTTTTATATTCCCTGTGGGGCTTAGATTACTTTTACGTTAGGTCGTCAGTATTGTGTACTTTGTGATATCAATACCGTTACACAATTCTAATACGTTGTAAATTCCTAATACTATGAAGAAAGTTGACGCGAATAAACCACCAGATCATAGAGAAGTAGCTCAACTCTTATAAGCTCTTACAATATGTTTTTACCTTTCCAACGTGGCGTAACTTTTCATATCATCACACTTCGAGCTTTGACTTGGGTTCAATGGTACTTAAGGTGAACGATGGGCCTTTTGTTGTTAATCATGACAGGCATTTGTGGGATTGGATTGCTTTGAAAATGGACTTTCATAGATTAGGAACGCCTTATGACTTTTCAAGGCTTCTACTGCAGAGGCCTTGCACTAGTCAACGAAATGTGAGGTCCATAAAGTTGAAGGAGAAGTCACACACTGATCTGTAGCTTTTGTGGTGAACTGGTTCTTTGGTAGAACCTTTTCTTCGTCAGAAGCTGTGGCGATGAGAGAAATAAGTATCAGGCTATCAGAAAACAcaatttgtgaacatttttGTTACCATTAAGTGAAGTCAGCAACCTACGTAtgttaaagaagaaaaataaataataatagaaaATCATGAGCATTAAAGATGTGAACCAGAAAAATGTTAAGTGAAGGATTGTGGTCAGCATTAGGGTTGAAGGTTGAAGGGTGAAGACTGGCAATACAAGGCCAAGAAAAGGAATTTTGCGTTTCAGTTTTTAGCTGTTAAACTTATAGTGATATATTCAGAAGCAAAAAACTGAGTACATTGTTGGTTATTTTGTTAAACAAGTGAGTTTTACATACAATGATAGAGCAATGTTGTTGATATTTTGGGTTTCTAAATAGCACTAgataataaattaatttaatatcggctaaatagccaaaatgatccttgagatttgcataactcatcacttttgtccctaacatttcaaatcaataaaagtggttcTTGAGATTGTCTAcgatccatcattttggtcatttcgttaaaaactccattaagtgtcctggagctcttggccggaagtttgggcaattttcaaagcttcgtaactcaattgtttcttaacaAAATTTGacctataatatatcaaaaatgaagataggaaagtttaGAATCAGATTATACCAaattggaagcccaatggctgccagagatggtcggaaaatagcctcaaactTGACTGTTCCGaaacaaaactgaaaaactCAGCGGAAACTagataaactttaaacgttcataacttcttcaatactcaacgaaatcaagtgattcaaaaactaaaatcatacttctcgatgagacgaagagaatgataccaTGAAAAGTGGAAGACTTTCATTTTCTCGGGAATTTTCAATGCAACCCTAATCCTTTTTCGATGTCTAAATCGCAGTGGTTTGGCAGGAAAAAGGCTCGAAAGTAactgtcttggtctcgagttagccacttttaagccattttccggccaaaccactgcgatttagccatctaaaaagatatcattctctttttctcgtcaagaagtatgatttttgtttttgaatcactgatttcgttgagtattgaagaagttgtgaatgtttaaagtttatccagtttccggtgagttttacaatttttcctcggaccagtcaactttgaggctattttccagccatctccggcagccattgggcttccaaataggtataatcttattttacactttcctatcttcattttgatatattatgggtcgaatttggttaagaaacgattgcgttacgaagctttgaaaattgcccaaacttccggtcaagagctctgggacacttaacggagtttttaacggaataaccAAAacgatggatggtggacaatctcaatgaccacttttattgatttgaaatgttagggaccaaagtaatGAGTTATGGGTCCAAATACGACTTTGGACTTTCAATTGCATAAATGTGGTCAGTTGGCCTTTGTGTTTTGGTTTCGGCCATATCCCATACACCCCAAATTCTACCCTGCGCACGATTGTGTGTGCGCATGATCCAGGTCAATAATGACGCCAAAGAAAAAGTAATCTTTCTAACTTGAAAAGCTTTGAATGGTCTCTGCAGATTTGGAAAGATGctgttctttttatttctttgcagGCACTGCTATGTGGCTCTGATTCTGATGCATGCGcgcgcgagagagagagagagagagagagagattatatGTATGTGATATAGTTATGAATGGAGTTTGTTTGTGTCTGTGTGTTTGAAGACGTTGAGAAGGACTTCTGAATTTGTCATTAACCCACCCGTCCTTACAACTGAGTCTGTGTGGGAACTGAAAAACATGGTGATGATCAATGCTCATCCCCTTTTCATTCGCATTTATATACACACCAGAACAACCCCGCAGTCACAAAAAGGACTAgtcttctctcttttctctctataatataatattgacaTCTACATAtaatacatataatatatatatatatatatatatataactcttTTAGGATATCAATTTCGCTCAGTGCGGATTAGGGTTTAAATGCTAGTCTGGTCAGTGGTCATGGACTTGTGATGAAGACTGGAGAGGTCACCTCCATTATGAGATATCTTCACATAGTCCAAACAGAAAATCTAACGCTAGGGTACTCACATCACATGTATATAAATGCTGTCATGTTGAGGGATCCAAGAGAAAACTAGAGGCCAGGATCTCTCCTTCGATTATACATGGTCATTGAATATGAATACATATACAGATCATGATCAGtgagaaaattaaagaaatttaaCCTATCTAGGGTAACTGAGCTAGTACACACCACCTTACCCATGCTTACCACTGAGCTAACTTCGGTGGGTTAGTCACAGAAATCAAGATATATTTGGATTTAAAAGGGATATATatattcaacaaaatcatgcatcacatatttgTATGATCGATAGTGATCTTCAtttatcaaataattaatgaacaAATAACTCCACACAAATTGCACGATCAGTGCAACACTCGTCTACTCATAAACCTTAATTATATTACCTAATTACAAGCTTGTAATATGATAGAACCTCAAAAGGAAATAGAGAACAaaaccataaaaaataaaaacaaaaaataaaaaaggttaaAACATAGAGATGGAGGATGGAAAATAGGAAACTACTTAGGCGCTAGCAGATTTTGCATGATGGGTTCGAGTACTGATATCCTTCTCTAATCGATGATCACCTTCTGACGTTATAGCCGATGACATGTAACTCAAAACCAGAGAATGTTGATTGGTTGTTGCTTCATGCGCACCTTGCATAAACTGTTTCTTGCAGGCATGGCAAGTGATTTGGAGAATGGTAGAGTTCACTTTCTTGACCGCTTGCTCTTTCAAAGCGTGAGCCTTGTCTAACTCGGCCTGTGCTTGTTGCCTTATTCTCTTGGCATTTGCAAACTCCTTCTCCGCCAGTTTGATGTGGCTCTCCGCTTGCTGCCTCGCCTCTTCGGCGTAAGCCTTTTCCGCCATCGCAAGCCTTAACTGCTCTCGCGCTTCTTCTTTCAGCCTCAATATCCCAGCAGCCACGGTGGCAGGTTTAGGTTTCTGACCATCGTCATCATGCTCGTGATGATTAGTAGTAGTACTGCtgctttccctttccctttccttcACCTCGTTCCTCCTCGGGGAGTAATTTCGATTCGCGATCATAATGTTCGAATGTTGTTCAATAGTTTTGTTCTGATGACTACGATCACCCCCGCCAAATTCACATGAACCAATTGAGAGCTGCAGCTGAGTGGAAtggttttcttctctcttaGACGAAACAGATACTTCATTGATAGGAATATTAATATTCGACGTGGTTGCGAGCTGAAGATCCAAATTGTAATGTGCATTACTACTATTCTTCTTGGACAATGTAGCTTGATGATGATCAGCGTGATCAGGAGGGTTTATTAAGATTAATTTGGTGTACTCAGTTGGACTTGGATGTGGTAGTACCAAATTATTAGATGGAGGCCAAGTGGATGGAGCCCTGCTGAAATTGTTGTCACTGCAGGATGGACTAGGACTTGAAGCCGTTCGTGACAGGCATGCTGCCGGTTGCAGCGTTTGTGATTCCGGCCGCACACGATCCATGTTACAAGCGTCTTGGTGCTCTATGAAACTCTCAACCCTATTTACCAAAATAAAtgtaaatatatcaaataaacTTAGAAGGAAAACTATGCATTTATCAAGTATGCGTATAATAATATTAACACTGACACGCTCTTTAATACAAGTGAATCTTACTATTCTATTTGAGTCCCACATATGTTAATATGTTAATAAGCGTATTAGTTTTGCgtatatagatatataacaTCTCGATTTGCATAATATTGATTGAATATGGATGTTTAAAACAAGGCATCCAAATTTACAAATATGAAATAATCATGTTAATTAATACTTAGTAATCTCTAATTGTAAACAATCACATCATATagttacaaaatttagtctaaatAGTTGGTCTCTAGCCTTGCCTTTGAACATGATAAAGGAGCATTACCAAGAATAAACAATGACAAAGGAGGAACAAGGATTGAAATGGTAGCTAGAGGATCGAGGATAGTTATATATTAATTAGATAGGAATAAAAACATGTTAATTACTACTGAAAAGCTAATCTTTATGATATATTCCATATCGTCCTTAGTCAATATATAGCCATTGTACGTCTTAGGATACCATAAAAATTAACCAAGTTGAAAGATTAAACTATGG is drawn from Malus domestica chromosome 14, GDT2T_hap1 and contains these coding sequences:
- the LOC103455661 gene encoding zinc finger protein SHOOT GRAVITROPISM 5-like, whose product is MLPNNSSSLVPSSDPFSCLENGNTNKRKRRPAGTPDPDAEVVSLSPKTLLESDRYICEICNQGFQRDQNLQMHRRRHKVPWKLLKRETPVVKKRVFVCPEPSCLHHDPCHALGDLVGIKKHFRRKHSNHKQWVCDKCSKGYAVQSDYKAHLKTCGTRGHSCDCGRVFSRVESFIEHQDACNMDRVRPESQTLQPAACLSRTASSPSPSCSDNNFSRAPSTWPPSNNLVLPHPSPTEYTKLILINPPDHADHHQATLSKKNSSNAHYNLDLQLATTSNINIPINEVSVSSKREENHSTQLQLSIGSCEFGGGDRSHQNKTIEQHSNIMIANRNYSPRRNEVKERERESSSTTTNHHEHDDDGQKPKPATVAAGILRLKEEAREQLRLAMAEKAYAEEARQQAESHIKLAEKEFANAKRIRQQAQAELDKAHALKEQAVKKVNSTILQITCHACKKQFMQGAHEATTNQHSLVLSYMSSAITSEGDHRLEKDISTRTHHAKSASA